The genomic interval GCGAGTACTGCCACGGCTGGGTGGACGGGCAGGGCGGCTACCACGAGGGCTTCCAGTGCCCCGAGGGCTTCGATACGGCGGCCGCCACCATCTGCTGCGGCTCCTGCGCCCTGCGCTATTGCTGCGCCGCCGCCGAGGCCCGCCTGGAGCAGGGCGGCTGCACCAACGACCGGCAGCCCCCGGACCCGGGGGTCACCGCCCGTGAGTGCCCTGCCCGCGGGTCCGGGGACGGGCGGGATCCGGCTGCCGCGGAGCGGCCCTCGCCCGGAGCTGCGGCGGTCGTTGTGCTCCTTGAATTGGCCCGGCCTGGCTTAGCCCGGCGGGCGGACAGGAGACGGGTACGGCTCCAGGTGCGCGCAGGGGGGCGGCTCCGGCGCCGGAAAGCAGAGCCGGGAGCCGGGGATGCTCCCGGTGCCATGCCCAGTGCCGTAACCTCTCGGCGAAAAGGAGCCTCAGCAGCTGGATAAAGCCAAGCTGGGAGGCGCGGCTGTGTTTTGAGTTCGCACCGGCAGACTTCGCTGTGCCCCTTTAACTCAGTTTGTCCCGGCGGTGGGACGGGACCGCGCTGTCTGTCCGCAGACACTGCGGAGCCCTTGCGGGTTTTCGGGCAAAAGAAAAGCACCCCGAATCGGACATTCTGCCCTTACTTTCCACTTGATGAGTGGAAGCGACGTAGCAACATCTGCAGCGTTTGAGCCTCACCTGCAGAGCGAAGGTGTTTAGCACAGCCCGAAATGTTTTGGAGGGCGCGGGACAGGGAGAGAAGTGTGATTCCTGAGCAAACCCCTCCCGAAAGCAGCAAGCAGGACAAGGTGTAGACAGCTTTTACCACTGGTAACTATTAAACCTGTCATCGGAAGGAAAGCTTTGCCTGGGACAGACAGGCTTCGAAGTTGATTTTTGTTCTAATGATAAGGGTTTGGAAGCTCGCTTTTCCGAGCAGCTTGGGAGCGGGGGGTTGAGGGGGTGTTGATGGGACTGAAATGATGTGAGGCTTCATAAACTCTTCTGGGGCTTCATTCTATGCAGCGGACCTGTTACTTCAAGTAGGCTAACGTGTGTGGCTTTTCtcatcctttcttctccctagaGCCAATCTACGTCCCGTTCCTCATTGTGGGATCAATATTTATTGCCTTCATTATCGTGGGCTCTCTGGTAGCCGTCTACTGTTGCACATGCTTAAGACCTAAACAACCATCACAGCCAATACGATTTTCTCTGAGGAGCTACCAGACGGAGACTCTCCCCATGATCCTGGCCTCTTCAAGCTTCAGGACACCGTCGCGGCagtccagcactgccacaaGTTCCAGTTCGACCGGCGGCTCGGTTCgcaggttctccttcccccGCGCAGAGCCAGGGTGCCTGGTGGCATCGCCGCCTCCGCCCTACACGTCTGGATGCTTCCAGGCAGCCCATGCGGTCCAGCTGCCCCAGCCTTCGGGATTCCTGGTGTCACCGCCGTACTTTGGGTACCCTCTCCAGCCGGAGCCCGCCCTAGCTGGGAAGAGCTGCTCTGATTTCAGTCAGAGCTGAAAGGAGTTGTGGCGAGCTACCGCGGGGACTGCCGCTGCTGGGTGTCACGCTGACATGCTCTGGGGTTGCAGAGGTCAGAACCGTTCCCGTGGGTGAGTTGCCCTTGCAGAGTTCAAGGGCTCCTTTGGGATCTCATTTCCCAAACTTGAGTCACACTTGCAACCCTATTGTAAAGTATTCCAAGCAGCTGCTCAAACCCCTGACTGCTCTGACCGTCCAGTCCAGtttgtgcagaacttgttcaAAGGCAAGTAGAGAAACCGTTTTGGGATGCAGGTCCTCATTTCACGGGGTTACAAATTACATTTTAACCCCTAAAAGCTGTTAACTTAGTTAACAAACAGTGTCTGTGTCCCACCAGTAACAGTCAGACTTAGTTTTATAAAGCTGCAGGAAGCCTGAGATGTAAGAGAGGAGTAACACTTGCTAAAAGAGCATCCTGAACGCAGCTGACTGCTTCCCACTTCCACCAGCAGTGAAAATAAGTGGAAGAGGTTTACTACAGACATCAAAATGATtaggttttctttttaaaacacaCATACCTGAACTTAACACTGCATATTTGTAGGAGAGAAGCTATCTAAAACTAGTACTAACTAGGCTAGCTGAAAATCAACCAGTCCCAAGCAGCCAGATCATTATCTATGAGAAAGGCAGGATGTACTCAGCAATATCACTAATAACTCCTCTGCTAGCTAAAACTAGTACTAACTAGGCTAGTTGAgaatcagccagtcccaagcaGCCAGATCATTATCTATGAGAAAGGCAGGATGTACTCAGCAATATCACTAATAACTCCTCTGCTAGCTAAAACTAGTACTAACTAGGCTAGTTGAAAATCAACCAGTCCCAAGCAGCCAGATCATTATCTGTGAGAAAGGCAGGATGTACTCAGCAGTATCACTAATAACTCCTCTGCTAGCTAAAACTAGTACTAACTAGGCTAGCTGaaaatcagccagtcccaagcaGCCAGATCATTATCTATGAGAAAGGCAGGATGTACTCAGCAGTATCACTAATAACTCCTCTGCTAGCTAAAACTAGTACTAACTAGGCTAGCTGAAAATCAACCAGTCCCAAGCAGCCAGATCATTATCTATGAGAAAGGCAGGATGTACTCAGCAATATCACTAATAACTCCTCTGCTAGCTAAAACTAGTACTAACTAGGCTAGTTGAgaatcagccagtcccaagcaGCCAGATCATTATCTATGAGAAAGGCAGGATGTACTCAGCAATATCACTAATAACTCCTCTGCTAGCTAAAACTAGTACTAACTAGGCTAGTTGAAAATCAACCAGTCCCAAGCAGCCAGATCATTATCTGTGAGAAAGGCAGGATGTACTCAGCAGTATCACTAATAACTCCTCTGCATAGCACTCTAAAACTGGCTTTATGTGAAAGCATTTTCCAGAAGGAAGTATTTATTGGTGGCTTTTTTTCGCTCAGCAACGTCTGTAAGTTGGACAAACTGATCagataaaagaaagggaaaagttcTATTTGTAAAGTTTAGCCATGTAAAAACAAATGTAAAGGCAAGCTTGTAATTTAAAACCTATTTACAGCGTTGACAACACTAATTATTTTCTAGTCTCtcttttacacacacacacaccatttATCCAATAAACTGTGTGGTTGAGATGTTGTATCACCTGTGTGTCTCGGTGGAGATAGTGCTTGATGAAGAGCTTTCCGTTTTGATGGTGTAAACTACACTTTGCCCTGTGCTAAAAATAGCTAAGTTAGCCTTTGTGAGTGATTTATAGCTTGAAACTGTACACCTGTTGGTGCAGGCTTAATACTGAGTTCTGACTATACGGTGAGCTAATAGATCAATTAATACCTTTTATATGCAGCTATGGTAAAAATGTGGTtaaacctccccccccctcccaccaCTATTTTAACTTAAAACATCCTGCCCTAGGAATAAATTTTGTTTGCTCTTCATCcaagtaaacaaacaaaccaaatggaagaaggaaagaaaaccccaaaggaACCAAACCCACACATGTTAAATACACGAGAAAAAAGTTTTAGGTAGCAGGCTTTAGCTTAAATGCTCTGATGGTTAATTGCAAATGACAATCATCACAGACAGGAGTTACATGATTTGTAGGAGATCTCAGAAGGAGATTTCAAGGAGTTGGGAAATTAATTGTAAGGGTCTTGGCTTGCAATTTTTGGTAGAAGTATTCTTCAAGGCAAAGGGGGTGGGTAATTTTTTCCCAGCTTGGTTGATGTGTTGCCACCTGTAGAgttagtctggatgttaggaacaaattctttactatgagggtagtggaaaactggaacaggttgctcagggaggtggttgaggtctcatccctggggatattcaaggtgaggctcgagagggctctgagaaacctgatctagttgaggatgcccctgctgacggcagtgggggttggacaggatgacctttggaggtcccttccaacccagaccattctatgattctatgtttcatcTTCACACGTTGAGTGGATAAGGAATAGGGGACTGGTGAGTGGCATTTGGATGAAATCATCTAATaatatcacagaaacacagaatcttgCAACAGGTATCAGCTCTATTGTTTGGAAACCTTCTGTGACACCTGCTGATTGTTCCTGTATGCAGCAGAAACCGATAGGAAAACAATTAAGCTGAGTTCTTTACAAATGAATGTCTTCAATTAGTCGAGTAAACCCACGGCAGCACaggtctggaagcagagattTGCTCAGTTCTAGTTAGGAAGGTGCACATTTACTTTCTGGAAGCAGAGATTTGCTCAGTTCTAGTTAGGAAGGTGCACATTTACTTTCTGGAAGCAGAGATTTGCTCAGTTCTAGTTAGGAAGGTGCACATTTACTTTCTGGAAGCAGAGATTTGCTCAGTTCTAGTTAGGAAGGTGCACATTTACTTTCTGGAAGCAGAGATTTGCTCAGTTCTAGTTAGGAAGGTGCACATTTACTTTTGGAAGCAGAGATTTGCTCAGTTCTAGTTAAGAAGATGCACATTCACTTTCTGGAAGCAGAGATTTGCTCAGTTCTAGTTAGGAAGGTGCACATTTACTTTTGGAAGCAGAGATTTGCTCAGTTCTAGTTAGGAAGGTGCACATTTACTTTTGGAAGCAGAGATTTGATCATTTCTAGTTAGGAAGGTGCACATTTACTTTCTGGAAGCAGAGATTTGCTCAGTTCTAGTTAGGAAGATGCACATTTACTTTCTGGAAGCAGAGATTTGATCATTTCTAGTTAGGAAGGTGCACATTTATTTTTGGAAGCAGAGAATTGCTCAGTTCTAGTTAAGAAGATGCACATTTACTTTCTGGAAGCAGAGATTTGCTCAGTTCTAGTTAGGAAGGTGCACATTTACTTTTGGAAGCAGAGATTTGCTCAGTTCTAGTTAGGAAGGTGCACATTTACTTTTGGAAGCAGAGATTTGATCATTTCTAGTTAGGAAGGTGCACATTTACTTTCTGGAAGCAGAGATTTGCTCAGTTCTAGTTAGGAAGATGCACATTTACTTTCTGGAAGCAGAGATTTGATCATTTCTAGTTAGGAAGGTGCACATTTATTTTTGGAAGCAGAGAATTGCTCAGTTCTAGTTAAGAAGATGCACATTTACTTTCTGGAAGCAGAGATTTGCTCAGTTCTAGTTAGGAAGGTGCACATTTACTTTTGGAAGCAGAGATTTGCTCAGTTCTAGTTAGGAAGGTGCACATTTACTTTTGGAAGCAGAGATTTGATCATTTCTAGTTAGGAAGGTGCACATTTACTTTCTGGAAGCAGAGATTTGCTCAGTTCTAGTTAGGAAGATGCACATTTACTTTCTGGAAGCAGAGATTTGATCATTTCTAGTTAGGAAGGTGCACATTTATTTTTGGAAGCAGAGAATTGCTCAGTTCTAGTTAAGAAGATGCACATTTACTTTCTGGAAGCAGAGATTTGCTCAGTTCTAGTTAGGAAGGTGCACATTTACTTTTGGAAGCAGAGATTTGCTCAGTTCTAGTTAGGAAGGTGCACATTTACTTTCTGGAAGCAGAGATTTGCTCAGTTCTAGTTAGGAAGATGCACATTTACTTTCTGGAAGCAGAGATTTGATCATTTCTAGTTAGGAAGGTGCACATTTACTTTCTGGAAGCAGAGATTTGCTCAGTTCTAGTTAGGAAGATGCACATTTACTTTCTGGAAGCAGAGATTTGATCATTTCTAGTTAGGAAGGTGCACATTTATTTTTGGAAGCAGAGAATTGCTCAGTTCTAGTTAAGAAGATGCACATTTACTTTCTGGAAGCAGAGATTTGCTCAGTTCTAGTTAGGAAGGTGCACATTTACTTTTGGAAGCAGAGATTTGCTCAGTTCTAGTTAGGAAGGTGCACATTTACTTTTGGAAGCAGAGATTTGATCATTTCTAGTTAGGAAGGTGCACATTTACTTTCTGGAAGCAGAGATTTGCTCAGTTCTAGTTAGGAAGATGCACATTTACTTTCTGGAAGCAGAGATTTGATCATTTCTAGTTAGGAAGGTGCACATTTACTTTCTGGAAGCAGAGATTTGATCAGTTCTAGTTAAGAAGATGCACATTTGCTTTCTGGAAGCAGAGATTTGCTCAGTTCTAGTTAGGAAGGTGCACATTTACTTTTGGAAGCAGAGATTTGATCATTTCTAGTTAGGAAGGTGCACATTTACTTTCTGGAATCAGAGATTTGATCAGTTCTGGTTAAGAACATAAATGTGGCTCATCTGAGCCACTGACACAGGTGGTGGGTaggtgaaattcagtgtttgCCTCAACTGTATGCTGTACCCAGAGAAGCCATGAGCTGGACTCAATTATTGCCTAAGCAGGGCAGGCTCCTTCACCACCATGGTCCCAGTGGGCTCTACAATCAGATCTATAAATGTTTTAGTTCAGGGATGGATTTTTGCTATGCTTCTGTACAGCCTTACAGATTTTACTGCTTATTCTACTTTAAGTAGAGGCTGAGCACTTTGCCATCTAGTGTGAAACTCAGCCTAGCTGGGAAGactcctctgcactgcttcccttcctccccttgTGCTGCATTGTGTGTTTGACCTCATAAAATGCTTAAAGAACTTGACACACAGAATAGTGTCATTGGGTCTGACGTAAAAAAAAGTCTCTTAAGATTATAGAGTGCCAAGGACATCACAAATTATAGAGTGCCAAGGACATCACAAATTCGTGGCCAGAGCACAACAAATGCTGCAGATGGGGGTCTAAGGCTGGGCTGTACCAGGTGTAGTTAAAACAGCTGTACTGAGTTACCTGTAGGGCAGGTGAGGTGAGGGATTATAGACCATCTGCAACGAGAAAACCAAGAATCTGTAAGCTGAGTCCCTACATCATTGTTCATGGAGCTACAGTGGCAGTGACCTATATagtggaagggaggggaagggagctgggcagcaaaCAAGCTCATCAACTGAACcacttgctgcctgtgctggtagTTTCCAACCTCACTGGAATCAGGCTGCAGATGAGAATGGTGAATTTCCTTCCTGTTGAAAAGGACCTATTGGCACCAGATCCTCCTGGGGTTTTCTTAGGAAATAGTTGTTTCCTAAAATTTGCAGAGAGGACACAAGTGGCACTCTGGTACACACAGCATGAGAGACTAACCAGACGGTTTGAAGGCTTGGCTGTGTGCTTGGACCAGAAGAGATTACTGCCAGAAGTAACATCTACACAGCCACGCTGCTTCTTAAACCCAGCAGCtagctcttctcttctcttctcttctcttctctcctctcctctcctctcctctcctctcctctcctctcctctcctctcctctcctctcctctcctctcctctcctctcctctcctctcctctcctctcctctcctctcctctcctctcctctcctctcttctctcctctcttctctcctctcttctctcctctcttctctcctctcttctctcctctcttctctcctctcttctctcctctcttctctcctctcttctctcctctcttctctcctctcttctctcctctcttctctcctctcttctctcctctcttctctcctctcttctctcctctcttctctcctctcttctctcctctcttctctcctctcttctctcctctcttctctcctctcttctctcctctcttctctcctctcttctctcctctcttctctcctctcttctctcctctcttctctcctctcttctctcctctcttctctcctctcttctctcctctcttctctcctctcttctctcctctcttctctcctctcttctctcctctcttctctcctctcttctctcctctcttctctcctctcttctctcctctcttctctcctctcttctctcctctcttctctcctctcttctctcctctcttctctcctctcttctctcctctcttctctcctctcttctctcctctcttctctcctctcttctctcctctcttctctcctctcttctctcctctcttctctcctctcttctctcctctcttctctcctctcttctctcctctcttctctcctctcttctctcctctcttctctcctctcttctctcctctcttctctcctctcttctctcctctcttctctcctctcttctctcctctcttctctcctctcttctctcctctcttctctcctctcttctctcctctcttctctcctctcttctctcctctcttctcttctcttctcttctcttctcttctcttctcttctcttctcttctcttctcttctcttctcttctcttctcttctcttctcttctcttctcttctcttctcttctcttctctcctctcttctctcttctcttctcttctcttctcttctcttctcttctcttctcttctcttctcttctcttctcttctcttctcttttctcttctcttttctcttctctcttctcttctctcttctcttctctcttctttctccttccttcctccctttttttttccttcttcccttttctctctctcctttctcttctttctttctttctttctttctttctttctttctttctttctttctttctttctttctttccttccttccttccttccttccttccttccttccttccttccttccttccttccttccttccttccttccttccttccttccttccttccttccttccttcctttctttctttctttctttctttctttctttctttctttctttctttctttctttctttctttctttctttctttctttctttctttctttctctctctctctctctcttttcccttttcccttttcccttttcccttttcccttttcccttttcccttttcccttttcccttttcccttttctcccttcccttcccttcccttcccttcccttcccttcccttcccttcccttcccttcccttcccttcccttcccttcccttcccttcccttcccttcccttcccttcccttcccttcccttcccttcccttcccttcccttcccttcccttcccttcccttcccttcccttcccttcccttcccttcccttcccttcccttcccttcccttcccttcccttcccttcccttcccttcccttcccttcccttcccctcccctcccctccctctccttcccacaCTGGAGTTAGTTTTGTACTGGTTTCACTGAAGTGACACCAACCTAAAACGAGTCCAAAGGAAACCAACATTGCAACAAACTGATTTGATTGTTGTCATTTCCCTCACCCAATGCACATATTGCTCTGCTTGCCGTTGAGTGGTACTGGCATGCCTGAACCCCAAGCCTTCTGCAGGCAAACAGGGACACGACTGAGATCAACTCTTCTACATTTTGGATTTCTGAAGCTCCTGTCTCCAAAATGCATCCAAACTCTCCACAGTGCTAAGGAAAACATTACCTGTACCTGCAAGAATGTCTGTGAAGGATTTTATTTGAAGGGAGGTAAGCTGGTACTGTGCATGGCTTATGTAAACTCATGGATTGTTTGCAGTACTAATCCCACTGGaatttaaaaaggaaaggaaaaaaaaaaggtgacaaTTCCAAAAAGAGTCTCACTGCTGTTCAGTTACAGCTGAGGCAGTAACATGAAGTTATATGGAGCCACTGTTTGCTGATGTGCTTTTGTGTATTGAGATGAGCTCTGTGgacttgaatcatagaatcagtcaggcttggaaggggctacaaggatcatctagttctgaaccccctgccctgcccagggacaccctaccctagagcaggctgcacacagcctcagccagcctggcctcaaacacctccagggatggagcctcaaccacctccctgggcaacccattccagcttctcaccactctcatgctcaacaacttcctcctcacggccagtctgaatctccccaccttcagctttgctccattcctcccagtcctgtcactccttgataccCTGAAAGTCCCTGCTCAGCTTTTTtgttgcccccttcagatcctggaaggccacaagaaggtcacctgggagcctcctctgctccagcctgcacagccccaaccctttcagtctgtgctcacagcagagctgctccagccctctgagaatcctcatagcccttctctggacacactccagcatctccacagccctcttgtaatgggggctccagacctggatgcagtactccaggtggggtctcagcagagcagagggggagaatcacctccctggccctgctggctacacttctcctgatgcagctcaggctctggttgtccctctgggctgcaagtgcacactgctggttcctgttgagcttctcatccaccagcacccccaagtgcctctcctcagggctgctcgccagccactcactgcccagcctggagttgtgctttggATTGCCTTGACTCAGacgcaggaccttgcacttggtcttgttgaacctcctgagcttggcttgtgcccacctctgcagcctgtccagctccctctggatggatccctgccctccagcctggctgctgcaccacacagcttggtgtcagcagcagacttgtcgagagtgcactcaatgcctctatctgtggcacccacaaagatgttgaacaagattggtcccaggactgatccctgagggactccacttgtcactggcctccacttggacatggactctttgggtgtggccatcaagccagctcTTTATCCATCTATAGGTCCACTCATCAAACTCATGTTTgtccagcttggagaccaggatgtggtgcaggacagtgtcaaaggcctcgctcaggtccaggtaaatgctACACCTTCCCTAGAAAGGAATCCCTACCATCTGCAAGCACTCCATCCAACAAAGCTTCTTCATTTAGTGGCAAAGTTTATTTCTTTAACAACGAAAAGACAAAACATTTAAAATCTGCAGTTCAAAACATGCACATTCACCAAATGCCATGGAACACTGCATAGAACTGAATGTGCCACTGAAAGGGAGGAGCTATTTAGAAAACACAGTGCATTGAAACATCCAGCTTAAAACTAAACCTGAGGAACTACCATAAACaccaagtaaaaaaaaaatgtcttcatTCATGCAGCTTCAGAATTTCCACGACAGTTCCAGCAGTAATGGCTTAGTGGAGctgtaaaaaaagaagaagaacaacacaaaaaaaccaaacttcaCTTTACCTTGAACGCAAAATTGTTGCTGTTGCAGActggctgctttctgcagctgtttCATACAATTTAAACACTGAAAATCTGAATGAAAAAATGATATTGGaagtgcaaaagaaaaaaaaaacaacaccccaaacaaaccccaaaccccaaatatTAAAGCATTTATGGCTTCTATTCTACAATAAAGAAACACTGTAAAATCTGattgaaaaacaaagaaacaaaacttgtTCTGGTCACAGCTTTGCAATTAGAAATCACTGTCTCTACAGAAATGCTTTCATTTAGGTTAGAAGAATCAACCCTCTAAAGTGCCCAGTTTTG from Pogoniulus pusillus isolate bPogPus1 chromosome 9, bPogPus1.pri, whole genome shotgun sequence carries:
- the SHISA3 gene encoding protein shisa-3 homolog; protein product: MAGRRRRALLLLLLRCLLLGLLRGGAGQPGGGGTGEYCHGWVDGQGGYHEGFQCPEGFDTAAATICCGSCALRYCCAAAEARLEQGGCTNDRQPPDPGVTAQPIYVPFLIVGSIFIAFIIVGSLVAVYCCTCLRPKQPSQPIRFSLRSYQTETLPMILASSSFRTPSRQSSTATSSSSTGGSVRRFSFPRAEPGCLVASPPPPYTSGCFQAAHAVQLPQPSGFLVSPPYFGYPLQPEPALAGKSCSDFSQS